From Myotis daubentonii chromosome 20, mMyoDau2.1, whole genome shotgun sequence, the proteins below share one genomic window:
- the LOC132222550 gene encoding complement factor H-related protein 1-like, with translation MDGPNVAQCRDGVWIGTPKCKDLSCGSPPPVQNAFIPNQKPRYQHGDIAHYQCRHPFGLFGNPVVTCLSGNWTDPPECKESSGQCGPPPVIDNGDITTYPLAVYSPGSSVEYQCQAFYELEGNRRITCRNEQWSEPPKCLDACVISEAEMEKHNIELRYSYAKKIYSRTNDFVEFRCRRGYYRKLSPDYAFRVQCREGKMEYPTCT, from the exons ATGGATGGACCCAATGTTGCACAGTGCAGGGACGGCGTATGGATAGGAACACCCAAATGCAAAG ATCTCTCCTGTGGCAGCCCTCCCCCAGTGCAAAATGCCTTCATACCAAACCAGAAGCCTAGGTATCAACATGGGGATATAGCACATTATCAGTGCAGGCACCCTTTTGGCCTCTTCGGGAATCCAGTGGTGACCTGCTTAAGTGGGAATTGGACAGACCCACCTGAGTGCAAGG AGTCCTCAGGTCAATGTGGGCCCCCTCCTGTTATTGACAATGGAGACATTACCACGTATCCATTAGCAGTCTATTCTCCCGGGTCTTCAGTGGAGTATCAATGCCAGGCCTTCTATGAACTTGAGGGAAACAGGAGAATAACGTGCCGTAATGAACAGTGGTCTGAGCCACCCAAATGCTTAG ATGCATGTGTAATATCAGAAGCAGAAATGGAAAAACATAACATAGAGTTGAGATATTCATATGCGAAAAAAATTTATTCCAGAACAAATGATTTTGTTGAATTTAGGTGTCGTCGAGGTTACTATCGTAAATTGTCACCAGACTATGCATTCCGAGTACAATGTCGAGAAGGAAAAATGGAGTATCCCACTTGTACATAA
- the LOC132222546 gene encoding complement factor H-like isoform X1, translating into MLLLVKVILTLWVSWARGQEMTCDPPRIANSHFVADRSIYRLGDTIRYSCKGGFFPSIRRNTAKCTDIGWDPPPRCSFKPCDFPEIKHGLLLREDMYKLSFPASVGQRVHYSCDDNYVTLSRSKWDRLTCTRGGWFPEVPCRRKCIFNDLENGHRPRYEQSYLQGTSVRVNCYPGYTLQNKQTTMTCTENGWLPPPRCIHVERECIVPDIEQNLIVQPRKEKYVIGDVLKFSCRNRLLTLIGPDSLQCYHFGWSRSPPTCKEKVQSCDQPPRLPNGTVADTPKGEYEHGEVVEYVCNPRFLLKGARKIQCVDGEWTPLPVCIEEDSTCGDVPELEHGEVVSPARPPYHHGESVAFTCGEGFTMIGHSSVTCIRGTWTQPPQCIATVELKTCKLPKTIAYETKLSGRVEYEHNKEISYTCGRKAKQKRSVCVNGRWEPEVTCTEAPRCPPPPQIPNSQHMALSVNFQEGEKISILCQENFLMHEGEEIVCQDGRWQSIPRCVENTLCSQPPHVEHGSINSSRSSEDERESLGPKLYAHGTTLSYICKDGFKLSKEDGITCHRGKWSAPPQCVEKICPSPPSYGNAILTGRKKNSYKSGEQVAYGCPDYYQMYGPNVVECRDGIWVGTPTCKDVSCGSPPTVQNAFIPNQKSRYRHGDTARYECRQPLGLFGKAVVTCLSGNWTDPPECKEPTGQCGRPPAIDNGDVTTYISPFYASGSSVEYQCQAFYELEGNRRITCRDGQWSEPPKCLNACVISEEIMKEHNIELRYSYAKKVYSRSNDYVEFVCRPQYTKVSPASAFRVQCQEGKMEYPTCV; encoded by the exons ATGCTGTTACTAGTCAAGGTCATCCTCACCCTGTGGGTCTCCTGGGCTCGAGGACAAG AAATGACATGTGACCCTCCAAGAATTGCAAACAGTCACTTTGTTGCTGACAGAAGCATATACAGACTGGGAGACACAATCAGATACTCCTGCAAAGGTGGCTTCTTCCCTTCCATCCGGAGAAATACTGCAAAATGTACTGACATAGGCTGGGATCCTCCTCCAAGATGTAGCT TTAAGCCCTGTGACTTTCCAGAAATAAAACATGGACTCCTTCTTAGGGAAGACATGTATAAACTATCCTTCCCAGCCTCGGTAGGACAAAGGGTTCACTATTCCTGTGATGACAACTATGTGACTCTTTCACGAAGCAAGTGGGATCGCTTGACTTGCACACGAGGTGGCTGGTTCCCGGAAGTGCCCTGCCGCA GAAAATGCATTTTCAATGATTTGGAAAATGGACATCGTCCACGATATGAGCAAAGCTATTTGCAGGGCACATCTGTACGTGTTAATTGTTATCCTGGCTACACGCTTCAAAACAAGCAGACCACAATGACCTGTACGGAGAATGGCTGGCTTCCTCCTCCCAGATGCATCCATGTCG AAAGAGAATGCATCGTTCCCGATATAGAGCAGAACTTAATTGTTCAGCCCCGGAaagagaaatatgtcattggaGACGTGTTGAAATTCTCCTGCAGAAATAGACTCCTCACTCTCATCGGACCAGACTCTCTTCAGTGCTACCACTTTGGATGGTCCCGTAGCCCTCCAACATGTAAAG AGAAAGTACAGTCCTGTGATCAACCTCCTCGACTCCCCAACGGGACAGTGGCCGACACACCGAAAGGGGAATATGAACACGGTGAGGTGGTGGAGTATGTGTGCAACCCCAGGTTCCTGCTGAAGGGTGCGAGGAAAATTCAGTGCGTTGATGGAGAGTGGACACCCTTGCCCGTGTGTATTG AGGAGGACAGTACATGTGGAGACGTACCTGAGCTGGAGCACGGCGAGGTCGTGTCCCCAGCACGGCCCCCCTATCACCATGGAGAGTCAGTAGCGTTCACTTGTGGAGAAGGCTTTACAATGATTGGTCACAGCTCAGTTACATGTATTAGGGGAACGTGGACCCAACCACCTCAGTGCATTG cgACAGTTGAACTGAAGACGTGTAAATTACCAAAGACAATTGCCTATGAGACAAAGTTGTCAGGTAGGGTTGAATATGAGCATAATAAGGAAATCAGTTACACTTGTGGGAGGAAGGCAAAGCAGAAACGCTCAGTCTGCGTGAACGGAAGATGGGAGCCCGAGGTGACCTGCACAG aagcaCCACGATGTCCACCTCCACCTCAGATTCCCAATTCGCAACATATGGCCCTTTCAGTGAATTTtcaagaaggagaaaaaatatcTATTCTCTGTCAAGAAAACTTTCTAATGCACGAAGGAGAGGAAATCGTGTGCCAGGATGGACGATGGCAGTCAATACCGCGCTGTGTCG AAAACACGCTGTGTTCTCAACCACCTCATGTAGAACATGGAAGCATTAATTCATCCAGATCTTCAGAAgacgaaagagaatcattggGACCCAAGCTATATGCACACGGCACCACATTAAGTTATATTTGTAAGGATGGTTTCAAATTATCCAAAGAAGATGGGATAACATGCCACCGGGGAAAATGGAGTGCTCCACCACAGTGTGTAG AAAAAATTTGTCCTAGCCCACCCAGCTATGGCAATGCCATCCTCACAGGCCGGAAGAAGAACTCATATAAGTCAGGAGAACAAGTGGCTTATGGATGTCCAGACTATTACCAAATGTATGGACCCAATGTTGTAGAGTGTAGGGACGGCATTTGGGTAGGAACACCCACATGCAAAG ATGTCTCCTGTGGCAGCCCTCCCACAGTGCAAAATGCCTTCATACCAAACCAGAAGTCCAGGTATCGACATGGGGACACAGCACGTTATGAATGCAGGCAGCCTTTGGGCCTCTTCGGGAAAGCAGTGGTGACATGCTTAAGTGGGAATTGGACAGACCCACCAGAGTGCAAGG AGCCCACAGGACAATGTGGGCGCCCTCCTGCTATTGACAATGGAGACGTTACCACATATATATCACCATTCTACGCTTCGGGGTCTTCAGTGGAGTATCAATGCCAGGCCTTCTATGAACTTGAGGGAAACAGGAGAATAACGTGCCGTGATGGACAGTGGTCTGAGCCACCCAAATGCTTAA atGCATGCGTAATATCAGAAGAAATCATGAAAGAACATAACATAGAGTTGagatattcatatgcaaaaaaggTTTATTCTAGATCAAATGATTATGTTGAATTTGTGTGTCGACCTCAGTATACTAAAGTGTCACCAGCATCTGCATTCCGAGTACAATGTCAAGAAGGAAAAATGGAGTATCCCACTTGTGTATAA
- the LOC132222546 gene encoding complement factor H-like isoform X2, whose product MLLLVKVILTLWVSWARGQEMTCDPPRIANSHFVADRSIYRLGDTIRYSCKGGFFPSIRRNTAKCTDIGWDPPPRCSFKPCDFPEIKHGLLLREDMYKLSFPASVGQRVHYSCDDNYVTLSRSKWDRLTCTRGGWFPEVPCRRKCIFNDLENGHRPRYEQSYLQGTSVRVNCYPGYTLQNKQTTMTCTENGWLPPPRCIHVERECIVPDIEQNLIVQPRKEKYVIGDVLKFSCRNRLLTLIGPDSLQCYHFGWSRSPPTCKEKVQSCDQPPRLPNGTVADTPKGEYEHGEVVEYVCNPRFLLKGARKIQCVDGEWTPLPVCIEEDSTCGDVPELEHGEVVSPARPPYHHGESVAFTCGEGFTMIGHSSVTCIRGTWTQPPQCIATVELKTCKLPKTIAYETKLSGRVEYEHNKEISYTCGRKAKQKRSVCVNGRWEPEVTCTEAPRCPPPPQIPNSQHMALSVNFQEGEKISILCQENFLMHEGEEIVCQDGRWQSIPRCVENTLCSQPPHVEHGSINSSRSSEDERESLGPKLYAHGTTLSYICKDGFKLSKEDGITCHRGKWSAPPQCVEKICPSPPSYGNAILTGRKKNSYKSGEQVAYGCPDYYQMYGPNVVECRDGIWVGTPTCKDVSCGSPPTVQNAFIPNQKSRYRHGDTARYECRQPLGLFGKAVVTCLSGNWTDPPECKEPTGQCGRPPAIDNGDVTTYISPFYASGSSVEYQCQAFYELEGNRRITCRDGQWSEPPKCLNACVISEEEMEKHNIELRYSYAKKIYSRTNDFVEFRCRGYYRKVSPDSAFRVQCREGKMEYPTCA is encoded by the exons ATGCTGTTACTAGTCAAGGTCATCCTCACCCTGTGGGTCTCCTGGGCTCGAGGACAAG AAATGACATGTGACCCTCCAAGAATTGCAAACAGTCACTTTGTTGCTGACAGAAGCATATACAGACTGGGAGACACAATCAGATACTCCTGCAAAGGTGGCTTCTTCCCTTCCATCCGGAGAAATACTGCAAAATGTACTGACATAGGCTGGGATCCTCCTCCAAGATGTAGCT TTAAGCCCTGTGACTTTCCAGAAATAAAACATGGACTCCTTCTTAGGGAAGACATGTATAAACTATCCTTCCCAGCCTCGGTAGGACAAAGGGTTCACTATTCCTGTGATGACAACTATGTGACTCTTTCACGAAGCAAGTGGGATCGCTTGACTTGCACACGAGGTGGCTGGTTCCCGGAAGTGCCCTGCCGCA GAAAATGCATTTTCAATGATTTGGAAAATGGACATCGTCCACGATATGAGCAAAGCTATTTGCAGGGCACATCTGTACGTGTTAATTGTTATCCTGGCTACACGCTTCAAAACAAGCAGACCACAATGACCTGTACGGAGAATGGCTGGCTTCCTCCTCCCAGATGCATCCATGTCG AAAGAGAATGCATCGTTCCCGATATAGAGCAGAACTTAATTGTTCAGCCCCGGAaagagaaatatgtcattggaGACGTGTTGAAATTCTCCTGCAGAAATAGACTCCTCACTCTCATCGGACCAGACTCTCTTCAGTGCTACCACTTTGGATGGTCCCGTAGCCCTCCAACATGTAAAG AGAAAGTACAGTCCTGTGATCAACCTCCTCGACTCCCCAACGGGACAGTGGCCGACACACCGAAAGGGGAATATGAACACGGTGAGGTGGTGGAGTATGTGTGCAACCCCAGGTTCCTGCTGAAGGGTGCGAGGAAAATTCAGTGCGTTGATGGAGAGTGGACACCCTTGCCCGTGTGTATTG AGGAGGACAGTACATGTGGAGACGTACCTGAGCTGGAGCACGGCGAGGTCGTGTCCCCAGCACGGCCCCCCTATCACCATGGAGAGTCAGTAGCGTTCACTTGTGGAGAAGGCTTTACAATGATTGGTCACAGCTCAGTTACATGTATTAGGGGAACGTGGACCCAACCACCTCAGTGCATTG cgACAGTTGAACTGAAGACGTGTAAATTACCAAAGACAATTGCCTATGAGACAAAGTTGTCAGGTAGGGTTGAATATGAGCATAATAAGGAAATCAGTTACACTTGTGGGAGGAAGGCAAAGCAGAAACGCTCAGTCTGCGTGAACGGAAGATGGGAGCCCGAGGTGACCTGCACAG aagcaCCACGATGTCCACCTCCACCTCAGATTCCCAATTCGCAACATATGGCCCTTTCAGTGAATTTtcaagaaggagaaaaaatatcTATTCTCTGTCAAGAAAACTTTCTAATGCACGAAGGAGAGGAAATCGTGTGCCAGGATGGACGATGGCAGTCAATACCGCGCTGTGTCG AAAACACGCTGTGTTCTCAACCACCTCATGTAGAACATGGAAGCATTAATTCATCCAGATCTTCAGAAgacgaaagagaatcattggGACCCAAGCTATATGCACACGGCACCACATTAAGTTATATTTGTAAGGATGGTTTCAAATTATCCAAAGAAGATGGGATAACATGCCACCGGGGAAAATGGAGTGCTCCACCACAGTGTGTAG AAAAAATTTGTCCTAGCCCACCCAGCTATGGCAATGCCATCCTCACAGGCCGGAAGAAGAACTCATATAAGTCAGGAGAACAAGTGGCTTATGGATGTCCAGACTATTACCAAATGTATGGACCCAATGTTGTAGAGTGTAGGGACGGCATTTGGGTAGGAACACCCACATGCAAAG ATGTCTCCTGTGGCAGCCCTCCCACAGTGCAAAATGCCTTCATACCAAACCAGAAGTCCAGGTATCGACATGGGGACACAGCACGTTATGAATGCAGGCAGCCTTTGGGCCTCTTCGGGAAAGCAGTGGTGACATGCTTAAGTGGGAATTGGACAGACCCACCAGAGTGCAAGG AGCCCACAGGACAATGTGGGCGCCCTCCTGCTATTGACAATGGAGACGTTACCACATATATATCACCATTCTACGCTTCGGGGTCTTCAGTGGAGTATCAATGCCAGGCCTTCTATGAACTTGAGGGAAACAGGAGAATAACGTGCCGTGATGGACAGTGGTCTGAGCCACCCAAATGCTTAA